The following are encoded together in the Populus trichocarpa isolate Nisqually-1 chromosome 5, P.trichocarpa_v4.1, whole genome shotgun sequence genome:
- the LOC7494684 gene encoding uncharacterized protein LOC7494684 produces the protein MLNQPPKKMTLPPIISRWFSDLDWKPLLLIIPPLSLLLFFSISLTPINPFSTLSPLASRFFNKTTLITLPSTSPTTNLSSTAHPSSPPGNPSDSTQWKDELDRSRMAVCLVGGARRFELTGPSIVKNILQVYPNSDLFLHSNFDNNAFKFTILKTVPRLASVRIIIPQPLPETLPQLRVLTAANSPNGIQGLLQYFNLVEGCLTMIQEYQNLKGFKYDWIVRTRVDGYWNAPLGPENFIPGHYLVPPGSSYGGLNDRLGIGDLNTSAVALSRLSLVPQLDAAGFHQLNSETAFKAQLTTQGVPFDTRRLPFCIVSDRKYDFPPSRFGVPVAALSSPGPLSGAKCRPCKPVCEGTCVGDIMTWLYKDWSWTNWENGTLKLCDAHGDLEAGWEKIFDRDAGKEFASERKRIRGLNTKQCAVDFNEMKKRASMWDTPPVEEICRLGLGEN, from the exons ATGCTGAACCAACCCCCCAAAAAAATGACCTTACCTCCCATAATCTCAAGATGGTTCTCTGATCTAGATTGGAAACCTCTCCTCTTGATcatccctcctctctctctcctccttttcttctctatcTCCTTAACACCCATCAACCCTTTTTCCACCCTTTCCCCTCTCGCTTCCCGTTTCTTCAACAAAACCACCCTGATTACACTCCCCTCCACCTCCCCAACAACAAATCTTTCATCAACTGCTCACCCTAGTTCGCCGCCTGGGAATCCGAGTGACTCGACTCAGTGGAAAGATGAGCTGGATCGGTCGAGAATGGCCGTGTGTTTAGTTGGTGGGGCCAGGAGGTTTGAACTGACTGGACCCTCGATTGTGAAGAATATTTTACAAGTGTATCCAAATTCAGACCTTTTTTTACACagcaattttgacaacaatgCTTTCAAATTCACTATCTTGAAAACTGTGCCAAGGCTCGCCTCTGTCCGGATTATCATTCCTCAACCTCTGCCCGAGACCTTGCCTCAGCTCCGTGTCCTTACAGCTGCTAATTCTCCTAATGGCATCCAG GGCCTACTCCAGTACTTCAACTTAGTGGAAGGATGTCTGACAATGATCCAGGAATACCAGAACCTGAAGGGGTTCAAGTATGATTGGATAGTTCGTACGCGTGTTGACGGGTACTGGAATGCCCCGTTGGGTCCCGAAAATTTCATCCCAGGTCACTACCTGGTTCCACCAGGGTCCTCTTATGGTGGCCTTAATGACCGGCTTGGCATTGGTGATCTCAACACTTCAGCGGTGGCCCTTTCCCGTCTTTCTTTAGTTCCCCAACTTGACGCGGCCGGATTTCATCAACTCAACTCGGAAACTGCTTTCAAGGCCCAGCTTACCACACAAGGTGTGCCTTTTGATACTAGAAGATTACCCTTTTGCATTGTTTCGGATCGGAAATATGATTTTCCTCCGAGCCGTTTTGGGGTGCCGGTGGCTGCATTGTCAAGTCCAGGCCCGCTAAGTGGTGCGAAATGCAGGCCATGTAAGCCAGTTTGTGAAGGGACTTGTGTCGGTGATATCATGACATGGCTTTATAAAGATTGGAGCTGGACTAACTGGGAAAATGGGACGCTTAAGTTATGTGATGCCCATGGTGATTTGGAGGCAGGGTGGGAAAAGATTTTCGATAGAGATGCAGGGAAGGAGTTTGCCTCTGAAAGGAAGAGGATTCGGGGTCTGAACACGAAGCAATGTGCTGTTGATTTTaatgaaatgaagaaaaggGCTTCCATGTGGGATACTCCTCCAGTGGAGGAGATATGTAGATTAGGACTTGGAGAGAATTAG